The Salvia splendens isolate huo1 chromosome 21, SspV2, whole genome shotgun sequence genome includes a window with the following:
- the LOC121784428 gene encoding uncharacterized protein LOC121784428 produces MANEDDIPKGERRRHELTTVLILLEEILLNHQINMVLISFIITLIGPETRKRKRLDRVGISPVLDTIPAHVKHLDRLVRVTDRACVDNLRMDRNTFGRLCRIFRDRVGLIDQKFVTVEEQVAMFLCVLSHHTKARIVGFRFMRSSQTVSKYIHTVLRGLLTLHNLFLVKPTPIAEACSDRRWNWFQGCLGALDGTYINVRVPVADAPRYRNRNGQITTNTLAVCDPHLRYTYILPGWEGSAGDSRILQTSILQSN; encoded by the exons ATGGCTAATGAGGACGACATACCTAAG GGTGAACGTAGGCGTCATGAATTGACAACCGTGTTGATTTTATTGGAGGAAATACTTCTGAATCATCAAATCAATATGGTGCTCATATCTTTTATAATCACCCTCATTGGCCCAGAAACTCGCAAGCGCAAACGATTGGATAGGGTTGGAATTTCTCCTGTGCTCGACACAATACCTGCTCATGTTAAGCATTTAGACAGACTTGTTCGTGTCACTGATCGGGCATGTGTGGATAACTTACGGATGGATAGGAACACATTTGGGCGTCTTTGTCGTATTTTTCGTGATCGTGTAGGCTTGATAGACCAGAAATTCGTCACTGTAGAAGAACAAGTTGCTATGTTTCTGTGTGTTCTTTCCCACCACACAAAAGCTCGGATAGTTGGATTCAGATTCATGCGGTCATCACAAACCGTGTCAAAGTACATACACACTGTGCTACGGGGGCTGCTGACGCTACACAATCTTTTTTTAGTGAAGCCCACTCCTATAGCTGAGGCTTGCTCTGACCGGCGTTGGAATTGGTTTCAG GGATGTCTTGGCGCATTAGATGGAACCTATATCAACGTCCGAGTTCCGGTTGCTGACGCACCTCGTTACAGAAATAGGAATGGGCAAATCACGACAAACACACTTGCCGTATGTGACCCACACCTACGCTACACTTACATTCTGCCAGGATGGGAGGGATCCGCTGGTGATTCAAGGATTTTGCAGACAAGTATATTGCAGTCAAATTGA